A stretch of DNA from Coccidioides posadasii str. Silveira chromosome 4, complete sequence:
AGTGATGTTTACAGACTCTCCTAACCGCATCCCACGCATCCCAAGTACCAAATTCATCCGGATCAATGGATACAGTTGGGTCCTGCTGGTGTAGATATTCCGCTCGCGCAAAGGGAGCCAAGTTGCCAATGTCAGTGGTCTCCGCACTGGGGTTCTCGGTCATCTGAAACCAAATATGTACTTGGATATAGGGCGCAACATTCAACACTTCCTGGATCGTGCGAGCATAATACATTAAGCCTTCGCCACGAAGGCTCCCATGGTGTAATCTGGGTCCTTGAATTATGACATAGCTCACACCGCAGAACGCAGCATAGGCAACCTCATGCATTAATATTTGGCGAGAGACGTCCGCGATTAGAGGATCCGGCGAACAGAGATCAATCCACTTGCTGGTGATGGCAATCACATTGCCTAGGGATCCATTCGGGCTCAGATGCGAATCGGAAAGCGACAAGGATGGAATTGCAAGAGGTTTGGTGTTCTGGGATGTCGCCAGCGTGCCACACGCATCTTGGACCGGCCGCTCCAGGCTACATAGATGGGAGGCAATCAAGGTGAGGACGTTGGAATGAAACTCGGACGTTGTAATTGGAGTTGTGACAACATCATACTTCAGCAAGGTTAGCCATTTTCTGAGCATAAAGTGAGAGGAAATCATCCATACATTGCAGTCGTGGACCCGCTGGACGGTGTCCAGAGACACAGGTAGTTTTCGGTCACTTTCATGCTGTCCCACTACAAATGTGGGAGTCCAACTGTCCGAGGCTTCCATCGTGCATAGATATCACTAAACACCAAGCAGCTTCTCCTACCGATCCGAATTGCTTCCCGAAACCCTGGAGAAATATTTTCCTCAGGCCTGGTGGAGCGGGACGGGAGAGAGTTCGCGGTTCTATTTGGCTAGTTAGCAGAGCTCGCAATCACGTCATGTTTATCCAACTATGAGAGAACCAAATGATCAACAAGCAGAAAAAGTAATCGCGGGATCTTCGCTCTGGGAGCTCATCGTGTCTCTCTGCGCAGCTTGCTCGATGTTTGGCAGATTCGACGAATTGTGACGGGCGTGTGCCAGGGCAAGTTTGGCGCGATAAGAGAACTCGGCTAAGTTTCCTATCTCTCCCCACGcgaactttttttttttatcacATCGCCAACTGCGCATCAAAGAGTCCTCACTCCATCTTTACCTGCCCGTAGCTTTTCCTGCCTATAAGAACTAGTAGCTATGGCTCAAAAGCGCCCCGAAACAGAAGAGAAGCCTCCAGCGAAACGACTGAAAACCACCGCCACAAACGTTGATCCGCGAGACAACCCCTACCTTGCCCATATGTTCGAAGACTCGGCGAACGGCAACGGCAGAGCTAATGGAGCTTCAACGGACTCTCCTTTAGCCGAATTCAAGAGGCACAAGACGAACTCTGCGATGGCAAGGGCGGTGGAAAACTCCAAAGTTAATCCTTTCACCGGCAAGCCTGCAAGCGAGAGATACTTTTCCATCTTGAAAACGCGTAGAGACCTGCCTGTCCATGCGCAAAGGTGCGTTGTGATGAGCTTTCCGTCCTCTTTCATTCCCATGAATCTAATACCTTTTCCCTCTTGGCAGAGATGAATTCTTGCAGCTCTACCAAAAATCGCAGATCCTGGTCTTCGTTGGTGAAACCGGTTCTGGTAAAACGACGCAAATTCCTCAGTTTGTACTTTACGACGACCTTCCTCAACTCCGAAACAAAATAGTGGCATGTACCCAGCCTCGTCGAGTAGCAGCAATGTCAGTCGCGGAGCGCGTCGCCAACGAGATGGACGTCAAGCTTGGAGATGAGGTCGGTTACAGTATTCGATTCGAAGACATGACCAGCCCTAAGACTATCTTGAAATATATGACCGACGGCATGTTGCTAAGAGAAGCTATGCACGACCCTGATCTTACTCGCTATAGCACAATTATCCTCGACGAAGCCCACGAGCGCACAATGGCGACAGACGTCCTGATGGGGCTGCTCAAGGATGTTGTAAAGCGCAGAGCCGATTTAAAACTGATTGTTATGTCTGCGACGCTGGATGCGCAAAAGTTCCAACGTTACTTCAACGACGCTCCTCTCTTAGCTGTTCCTGGTCGTACTCATCCAGTCGAAATCTTCTATACACCAGAACCAGAGCAAGATTACGTGGAAGCTGCGATTAGAACCGTCCTGCAGATTCATGCCACCGAGCCGGAAGGCGATATCCTCCTGTTTTTGACCGGCGAAGAAGAAATTGAAGACGCCGTTCGCAAGATCTCCCTGGAGGTAGATGAAATGATCCGAGAGGCGGATGCTGGCCCGATGAAAGTCTATCCCCTGTATGGCACGCTTCCACCTGCTATGCAACAACGCATTTTTGATCCAGCCCCTCCGCCTCGTAAGCCGAACGGACGCCCTGGAAGAAAATGCATCGTCTCCACCAATATCGCCGAAACGTCCCTTACCATCGACGGTATAGTTTATGTGGTCGATCCTGGGTTTTCCAAGCAGAAAATTTACAATCCCCGCATCCGTGTGGAATCACTTTTAGTCTCGCCTATATCCAAGGCATCGGCACAACAGCGTGCAGGTCGTGCAGGTCGAACACGGCCCGGAAAGTGCTTCCGCTTATACACTGAAGGTGCATTCAAGAAGGAACTCATTGACCAAACATATCCGGAAATTCTCCGTTCCAACTTGTCCGCAACGGTACTAGAGTTGAAGAAACTCGGAATAGAGGACCTTGTTCATTTCGATCTCATGGACCCTCCTGCCCCCGAGACGCTCATGCGCGCTTTGGAAGAGCTGAATTATCTCGCTTGTTTGGACGACGAGGGAGAACTCACGGATCTGGGGCGTCTAGCCTCGGAATTCCCCTTGGACCCTGCGCTAGCCGTGATGCTAATATCTTCTGCTGAGTATTATTGCTCCAATGAGATCCTCTCGATCACGTCGCTTCTTTCTGTCCCGCAAGTCTTTGTACGCCCTGCCTCGCAACGAAAACGCGCGGACGACATGAAGGCATTATTTGCGCACCCTGATGGCGATCATTTAACTCTCCTTAACGTATACCACGCATTCAAAAGTCCAGAGGCACAGGCAAACCCTCGACAGTGGTGTCATGATCATTTCCTCTCGTTTCGCGCTCTGCAGTCTGCAGACAACGTACGCCAGCAACTACAACGCATAATGGAGCGAAATGAACTCGAGCTTGTGTCTACGCCATTTGAGGACAAAAAATACTATGAAAACATTCGTCGAGCTCTAGTCACTGGATTTTTCATGCAAGTTGCCAAGAAAGAAAGTCAAGGCAAGAGCTTGTATAGAACCGTGAAGGATAATAACGACTCTGTACTGTTGCATCCAAGTACAGTGCTTGGCCACGAAGCGGAGTGGGTTTTGTATAACGAATTCGTTTTGACCTCGAAGAACTTCATCCGAACGGTGACCGCTATCAAGGGTGAATGGCTACTCGTAAGTTGTGTCCCTAGAATTTCCGGGCTTACCCCCTTGATATTTGAGGTTTGATATTCGAGTGCGCTGACCCCTATATCGTAGGATATGGCGCCATCATATTATGATATTTCGACTTTCCCCAAGGGCGAAATTAGGTCCGCTCTACTTCGTGCTGCAGAGCGGCTCTCACGAAAGGAGAGAATGCGTTCAGAATCGAGGAAGCAACGATAAACtgtgtttttttttccctttcttttcatttctttttcttttcttttagcAATTATGTTCCTTGTATTCCGACCTAGAGTTGCTCCGACCTTTTCAGATTGGATCCAATAAAGCTAGAGGCGTTTCTTGTTATTTGAGGGGAGTATGTATAATATTAATGAATTCTCCGTTATTCACCCCCTTTGACCTAGAACAATATCATATATAGATTATGATGGCGTATATTTTCGGTATCTCGGTCTCCTGATatacttttatttctttttagaCTTGCAGGGTCAATGCTTCTCAGATGCACCGTATAACATCCAACCAGTCAGGCAATAATTTATTGTATTTTATTTTGACTCCATGGCTCATATATATGTACACATAGGCAGCAAGCCTCCTATCATTTAAAGGTTAATAtccagagaagtcagaaacGCCATGCCATGTCCATTTATAATTAAAACCGTCAACCCATTGACACATCCAAGTTCCCGAGGTGTGAGGTACCAAACCGGGCACCCAGTGAGGAGCGAAGAATTCCTAATATAAAACATGGAAATGATTTTATATGATAACCAAAAGATAGGTAACTATTCGTACAGGTATATCGAGGAAAAAAACTCGGTTATTGCCGTGGAAATCATTGAACATCAAAGTGCCACGCAGGGCAGATACTAAAAGAAAAGCCGCCGGCGTTTTCATTGTAGACTGTGCAGGTGAAAAGGTAAAAGATGGTCAAGGGACCACGGGTTACAAATGAGTCCTGTGGGCAGCAGGTATGGATTGGATGCTAACATAATGCACTGTATCCAGCTATGCAGACGACTGTCGGTATGTCCTAAGGTTATGGATTCAGGGCAACTATCGGGGCACCTCGGTACCATCGCGGATATCAACGCTCGCGGTTTGGTTCTCCTCTTTATTGTTTCGAGCGAAACCCCCTCGATTAAGGATGGAACCTAGCCGATATCTATTACCCCTTAAATTGTTAGGAAAGCCGCCGAATTCCCGATTGGCCATATTGTCTTGTGTTCGTGCATGTATTGACGATTTGGTGTGCCAGGGTGCCCTGCCGTGTGTCCTAGGTGGAGATGATATAGAGGCCTCTAATTTCGCAATTACCGCGCCTTGGAGGCTGACGACCCCCCGTAGTCTCCTTAGTTCTGTTTTGGTCGACTCGAACTCGTCTATTGGATCTTTGACTGTGGAGGTATGACGAGAGGGACTGTCGCCAAAGTTGGTTATTAACTTGTAATACTTCATATTGAAGCTCTCTTGAAGCCTCATTCGTTGCTGCGTTAGATCATCCTCTGGAAGAAATTCCTCGACCACTCTTCGAATGCCCGGTTCAATTTTTCGTGCAAACTGAAAGTATCTTTCTCCTGGAGAGAGGTCGCCTACACTATCGACGGAATCGATAGAAGCATCTCGCCATTTCTGGACTGCCCACAATAACGCTGGCCTGGAATCTCGTGATGAGGTTGAGTGTTCCCATCTAACCCCAGAGGAGACTGCTGCATCGACAATTAGATCGGCGATCTGCTTCCTCCCACAGGTTTCGCATAGTATTATCATGTAGAGGATCAGCCGCTCAATTTCGTGCCTCGGATGATTCCTACTTGACAAAAGATAGAAGACAGCCCTCATCAAGACATGTCGACCCTTAGTCCAGTCGGCTCGAAGTGAATAATATCGAAGATAAGCTCCTAGAGTTGGGATCGTGTCACTAAAGCCCATCGCACGCAATACATCAAGCCATGCGTCGGCCTTGTGCGGTTGATCAAATTGAAGAGCGCATGCAATGAGGGAGTTGAGAACGAAGGGGCTAGGCGTCGAACTAGGAGGAATGGCTATTTCAACACCACCGATGTTGGTGGAATGCCAGCGCAAAGGCATATCGACGAACGGGTCGGGCGTCCGTAGTAAATCTAAAAAGTTTTCAAATCCAGATAAATCCCTGGCCTTGCTAAACCAACTGAGCGAAGAGACTATAACGGGAATCGTCAAGGGAAATGAATTTTTAAATAAGGAGTCCATCGCCATTTTCACCACGTCATTCATTCGGGCCCGGGCAAACTTGGAAATCAATGTCTCAACACCCCTCGGAGATAGAGGTTCCTCTGCGGCGATAAGTATCCGCGCAACTTCTGAAATAAGATGATCGACAGAAATACTCCCAGACTCgtaaaaattaaaaagacTCAGTAGTTTATATGACGCTGCGTTTCTCGTCTGAAGCAGACGTCCATGGTCGTCGAGATTGATATCGATGCAAACGTCGCCGTAATAAGCCTTTGAAGAGAATTTAATCTGCATAAGCCGCCTTTGTACTACTTCAAGTTTTTCAAGTAGTTCGTCTACGCTCAGATTGACCGGCTTGGGATTGTGGACACGAGTCTTGCTTTCGGTTCCATATGTATGCGCTATAGAAGGCCGCAATAATAATCTTATCCCAAGCATTCTCATAGCAAGTAGTCGTATAGCCCTCTTTCGCGTGGGTGTTATCTCTGGTGCTCCTTCGAAAGGTTCTTGTTCATCCTCGTTTTCGGGAATTGTCTGGGAGGGAATTTCAGGAGCATCCTCATACAGTTCTTTAGTTGATTGCGAGGCCATACTCCGGTATCGTTCATACTCCGCCACGGGGCTTGCAGCCGTGCTATATTGACGTCTCGCCGACCGGAAAGAACGCTGGAGTGGTCTCCATCTTCGTGCCAACGACTCCAATATACGATGCTCTTCCTCCTTCATTTCCCGGACTTCCGCTTTCACTGCTTCAATCTCCTTTTCCCGCTCAAGCCGTCGCTTCCCTTTAGACTTGGTATCCAGCATCACCGCAGTCACAAAAATGGTAGAGTAGAACATTGTAATGGAATTGCCGAGCAATAAACGTCTCCGGCTGGCCGCTGCGGCCGCCCTGTTTGATACCGCATTGGAACCAGTACTTAGACACGATATACAACGGCAAGTACAGGTCGGGGGGGCCGATCGGAACCAGAGGCTTTGCATGATCGAGCTAGGTTCTTGTCATTGCGGCCGGGTTGGCGGGCGTCAATTATCTTCCAATTCGTCTATACTCGACACGATTCGATTTCGAAGTAACTCTGGGCGGCGACAATACTTGGGTAGCAGACACATTGATCGTAAACCGCAAGCCAGAAAGGGCTCGGACAGATGTCTCCATCACAACGacattctttttttttgcgttGTCGTTGGGCAATCTCGGGAGGTGGGCATGCAGTGCTTACGTCAGCGTTTAGCTGCTTAACAAACGGTGCAAACATTGCCTTGGCTCGCGTGGGCGGCAGCGAGAGACAAGAGGACAGGCTGTAACCCGGCGTTATGGCACGTTTCGATTTGCGCCCATGCAGCCGAAACGGCTAAGATACTAGATTCCTCGTTGTCGAAATGGCGGTCATACACAGCTTGTTGATAGCATTATTAGTGGCGATGCCACTAATATCTGCCCATATACCGGAGGTTCCCCCAGACGCGGACTGGGAGACAAGGCATATGATAGGTACGGAAGACAAATCATTATAACTAGTATCTTTCGCTTGCTGCATGATCACCCCATTGGCCGCTATATTTCAGATTAGAGCTGACGACTGAACTCTTCACAGAGGAACATCATATTTCGGACTTCGATGCCGCCTCCTTCTTCCTTCTGCATGACTACGACAGCACTGGAACATGGACTCCCGAAGAAGTGCGAAAGACGTATGGTCTCGACGACGAATCTAATTCTAATTTAACCGAAGACCGAAAGAAACAAATCTTGACTGAGGTGTTTGCGATCTTTGATCCAAAAAGGACTGGCGTGATCACAAAGGAAGAGTGGCTGAGACTCTCCAAAGAGGGCAAGAAACTTCCCGACTTTGGCGTCGGCCCCGGACATCACGGAGATATGGAGTATGAATATGAGATTCACCACTTCGAGAAATACCATGGTGAAAATGCAAGGCCGGAGGATCTAACGCATCCGGAGGACATTGAGCATTTCCGCAGACATGACGAGGAGGAGCACGCCCAGAACAAACTCGACCAACTTCAGATGATGTCTATAGTGGAGGCAAACATCCCCGAGAAGTTTAAGAGGAGCGCCTCTTAACGCCGCATGCATACTCTTGGTTATGCCATGATCTTCCATATGTTATGTATTATTTGCGAGGAGTATGGGTTTGATTTATTTGAAGAACCTTTATGAACGATTTGGCTACCTTCGGCGATAGACCGCGATTTGTGTTCATGTTAAGCATTGACCATGAGCGTTTCGAGCGAGTTTGTCCATCAAGGGTTTTGCATCCTAGAGATTCCCATAGTTACAACCTGCGGTACACGAATATCAAATACACAGTGCATGACGCCTGGGGCGTATGTTTTCACCCTTTCCACGGCTCGACACTCTACAGCTGAATTCGAGCTCGATGATGGCCGGGTTTTTCTAGCTGATTGTAGAAGCGACTCAAACTCGTGAACAATATAGTCACTCTTTTCGTCGATATCGTCGACCGCAACATTCTCGTGAACATGAGCCCAACCTTGGTATTTATGGTCTAGTAATCCGACTGCTCCCTCCCAAGAATCCTGAGATGTAGGCAGTAGACCAAGATTCACATGGCGGATACTCTTCCAGGCCCCCTTTCTCTCCAGCCTCTCCTTCACCTGCGATAGGATGCGCGCAGCAAACCTATTATCACCATGGAATGCGACAACCCGGTCCTCGTCACTCAATCCCTCTATTAGCTCATCCAATCCCTCTACACTCCCGCTCGAGTCCACCCGTACACTCTTAATCTTCCAGCAATTCGCCTGAGCACCTCTTTTCAGTCCCTCAATCGACCAGCCATTCAGCTCCCACGCCCACACTCTTCCAACACCTCTTTTCAAGTAGGA
This window harbors:
- the PRP43 gene encoding DEAH-box ATP-dependent RNA helicase prp43 (EggNog:ENOG410PGYC~COG:A~BUSCO:1979at33183) gives rise to the protein MAQKRPETEEKPPAKRLKTTATNVDPRDNPYLAHMFEDSANGNGRANGASTDSPLAEFKRHKTNSAMARAVENSKVNPFTGKPASERYFSILKTRRDLPVHAQRDEFLQLYQKSQILVFVGETGSGKTTQIPQFVLYDDLPQLRNKIVACTQPRRVAAMSVAERVANEMDVKLGDEVGYSIRFEDMTSPKTILKYMTDGMLLREAMHDPDLTRYSTIILDEAHERTMATDVLMGLLKDVVKRRADLKLIVMSATLDAQKFQRYFNDAPLLAVPGRTHPVEIFYTPEPEQDYVEAAIRTVLQIHATEPEGDILLFLTGEEEIEDAVRKISLEVDEMIREADAGPMKVYPLYGTLPPAMQQRIFDPAPPPRKPNGRPGRKCIVSTNIAETSLTIDGIVYVVDPGFSKQKIYNPRIRVESLLVSPISKASAQQRAGRAGRTRPGKCFRLYTEGAFKKELIDQTYPEILRSNLSATVLELKKLGIEDLVHFDLMDPPAPETLMRALEELNYLACLDDEGELTDLGRLASEFPLDPALAVMLISSAEYYCSNEILSITSLLSVPQVFVRPASQRKRADDMKALFAHPDGDHLTLLNVYHAFKSPEAQANPRQWCHDHFLSFRALQSADNVRQQLQRIMERNELELVSTPFEDKKYYENIRRALVTGFFMQVAKKESQGKSLYRTVKDNNDSVLLHPSTVLGHEAEWVLYNEFVLTSKNFIRTVTAIKGEWLLDMAPSYYDISTFPKGEIRSALLRAAERLSRKERMRSESRKQR
- a CDS encoding uncharacterized protein (EggNog:ENOG410PQH2~COG:S~BUSCO:3276at33183), with product MFYSTIFVTAVMLDTKSKGKRRLEREKEIEAVKAEVREMKEEEHRILESLARRWRPLQRSFRSARRQYSTAASPVAEYERYRSMASQSTKELYEDAPEIPSQTIPENEDEQEPFEGAPEITPTRKRAIRLLAMRMLGIRLLLRPSIAHTYGTESKTRVHNPKPVNLSVDELLEKLEVVQRRLMQIKFSSKAYYGDVCIDINLDDHGRLLQTRNAASYKLLSLFNFYESGSISVDHLISEVARILIAAEEPLSPRGVETLISKFARARMNDVVKMAMDSLFKNSFPLTIPVIVSSLSWFSKARDLSGFENFLDLLRTPDPFVDMPLRWHSTNIGGVEIAIPPSSTPSPFVLNSLIACALQFDQPHKADAWLDVLRAMGFSDTIPTLGAYLRYYSLRADWTKGRHVLMRAVFYLLSSRNHPRHEIERLILYMIILCETCGRKQIADLIVDAAVSSGVRWEHSTSSRDSRPALLWAVQKWRDASIDSVDSVGDLSPGERYFQFARKIEPGIRRVVEEFLPEDDLTQQRMRLQESFNMKYYKLITNFGDSPSRHTSTVKDPIDEFESTKTELRRLRGVVSLQGAVIAKLEASISSPPRTHGRAPWHTKSSIHARTQDNMANREFGGFPNNLRGNRYRLGSILNRGGFARNNKEENQTASVDIRDGTEVPR
- a CDS encoding uncharacterized protein (SECRETED:SignalP(1-20)~EggNog:ENOG410PNVN~COG:S~BUSCO:13641at33183), whose protein sequence is MAVIHSLLIALLVAMPLISAHIPEVPPDADWETRHMIEEHHISDFDAASFFLLHDYDSTGTWTPEEVRKTYGLDDESNSNLTEDRKKQILTEVFAIFDPKRTGVITKEEWLRLSKEGKKLPDFGVGPGHHGDMEYEYEIHHFEKYHGENARPEDLTHPEDIEHFRRHDEEEHAQNKLDQLQMMSIVEANIPEKFKRSAS